agtccagtagttaaaactccatgctcccttagcaggaggcttgggttcaatccctggtcagggaattaagatcccatatgccacaaactatgggcaaaaaaataaattaatgaatgaaataaataatatacaaataaattatgaaaatttaaaaataaatacattatagcTACAAACAACTCAAATATCTCTTTTAAAAGGACAAACTGTGATctattcataaaatggaatatgataaaaaggaatggattacTGACACCTGCAACAACACAgctgaatctcaaaaacattatgcagGGTCAAAGAGGTACAAGAGTACATACAGTGTGATTTTgttaattatgtttaatttgaaaacaaacaaatttaatCATATGATGACAGATCAGAACAGGAGATGCTTCCCAGTCAAAGAAACTGACTTGAAAGAGACATGAGAGAACTTTGGGGGTAATATaagagtttttatttctgttttggatAGTGGGTTAATACAAGTACACAACCTTGAAAACAGCATATACAACTGTCATTGACCCAACACTTAAGATTTGTGTAGTTTTTGTAAgtaaattatattccatttttaaaagcccTAAGCAAAAGTGTTATGAATCAAAACCAAATTTATTCAGAGTTACAACAGTCTGTAGGCTTAACTGTGACTTCTGAATGgttaaataaaacacagaaacccTTCTGAGGTAATACATAAAAGAATGCTGAATCATAAAAAAACTCgataatattaagtgaaaatataaaattgaagtCTGTACATAGACTATGATTCTAAGTAAATAAAGGATCATAGACTAtgattttaagtaaataaagtatagctgacttacaaGCAGTGTAGTAATTtgtgtttttcagattttttgatGTCTGAGTTTCTGTACtattatttgtgaaatgaagatgacaaaataaaaaaaataactaaaagcaaaagcaaaaaatataacCATAAAAAAGCAAGTACATGGCATACAAGgaatgttttcttcctttatccttcccatggaagagaaaaaagataacagaagagaagaaaataaaagagaaaaaaaaaaacatgataatagagaaaagacttgtgaTTGTTAAAGGGTGGAAGAGGGATGCACtgagagtttggaattagcagatgcaaactactattcataagatggataaacaacaaggtcctactgtatagcacagagaactatattcaataccctgtgataaaccataatggaaaagaatttgaataagAATGTGTTCATATGCATAATGCAAATACTctgctgtacagtggaaattaacacaacactgtaaatcaattacgcttcaatttttaaaaatgtacctaATCTTTAAGAAAAGAGAATCTTTGCAGAAAGAGATGTAATTTTAAGAGATAAAACTCAACTCACCTGGAACTTGGTCATGCTCTGCCACCCATTCTGGGGGAAGTCAAGAGTCCTGGGAAGACATAgtggcaaaggagaaagaagccTTGAGACATAGGTCCAAGCCCAAGTGTCTGCTTCGTGTGAATCACCAGCCTCTCTGGCCCTTAAGCAGTAGAGCTCATACAAGAGTCCCTTGGGGCTCCCGGGGTTCGGGGCCATCATTCTCATCCTGGGTATTGGGGGAAATGAAAGGCTGTGGGATGTACTGGCTATGAGAGTGGACTCTGGGGCCAACAGGTCCCAGGTCAACCCTGGTGCTACTCCTGTGACATAAGATACTGGTTTTCCTGCCCTCAGTTCCTGACACAGGCTCCTGAAACCTTCATAATTTCCTGAATGCTAGAAGTGTGTTTTGTTTCGCCTTCATTCCATTAAAGGAGTCTTTTTATAACATCCAGATTTCAGAGACTGTATAATGCTCTGTCTTAAGAAATTCACCCTTATTTCTAACAAGTCCATAGTTCTGATTGGCTATGTCacttaatagtttctggtcttgtaATGATATTTCATTGATATCAGCATCTGGTTCTATGAAAGGTATAAATACAGTTCTTGTGAATTTTCTTCCAGTAGTCAGAAGAGTCTCAATGGCACATCCTCCTCTGCCATGATgactgaagtaaaaaaaaaattttttttaaatacaactgctaggtttcctttttttttttttttttcattttaaacaaaagtgCAATGGTCTGTCTCACTTAAATGAATACTGTAGTGGCCACAAGAGATCTGAATTTATAAGGGTGCTTTCGGGATTAAGTGAGCAAGTCCAATAGCCCTGAATAGGCAAGTCAATCCTGACAGAAAGtcaattagtggttgccaggggctggaaggGGGCAAGTGAGAGGTGACAGCTCAGGGGCATGGGGTTTCttctgggggtgatgaaaatgttctggaactagacggtggtgatggttgtacaatcctgtgaatatactaaaaagttgtatattttgtaagaaaaagtatatgtgaattacatctcaagttaaaaaatagaagaaaggacttccctggtggtccagtggttaagactgtgctttcactgcagagggcataggttcaaaccctggtcaggaaactataaCCCCACAAATCACAAATAGCagcctaaaaaatatttttttaataaaaaaatttaaaaaaacaggggAAGAAAACAGGCTTGgctcagtgcttggcacataacaCAAGCTCTCAATAAGTGATGATATGATGATTATTTTCCCCATATAATGGAAGAGAAAGCTGAGGATTCATGCAATTACTTTACTGATAATCACAGAGCACATGACTCCAACTCTGATTCCAGGGCTGGTCTCCAGGTCTCTAATCACACAGAAGGGTGTCACTGGGGAGAAACGAAAGGGGAGTTGGAGAATATAGACTCTGCACATGGAATCAAAGGATGACAGAAGACACACTTTCTCAGGCAAGGATTGGGCTGGACCGTCTCAGAGGTTCCTCTGAGCTGTAAAATCTTGAGGCTGTTCCTGATTGGGAGGAGAGAAGATAAATTGCATCTTCCAATTTTTTCCTCTGGGTTTCGGGAACCTCAGTCATCAACCTGGTTCCAACCCATCCAGGCTCTACATGACGGTGGTTAACATGCATGTAGACCCCAGATAGGTTGGAACCAGGTTGATGAATGAGATtcccaacaaaagtctgtatagtcaaagctatggtttttccagtagtcatgtatggatatgaaagttggatcataaagaaggctgagcgcgaagaattgatgctcttgaatggtggtgctggagaagactcttttgagagtcccttggactccaaggagatcaaaccagtcaatcctaaaggaaatcaatcctgaatattcattggaaggattgatactgaagctccaatcctttggcgacttgatgcaaagacctgactcattagaaaagaccctgacgctgggaaagattgaaggcaggaggaggaggagacgacagaggactagatggttggatgtcattgccaactcaatggacatcagtttgagcaaactccaggagatggtgaaggatggggaagcctagcacgctgcattccatggggttgcaaagattcagacacaactgagcaactttcacttcacttcacaatgcATATAACGCCTGTAGAAGAATACCTGGCATTCACTATGTTAACAGATTATTATTACTCATTCATCAGCAGGTCTCATCCAACCTCCCATTTATTCTATAAACATTGGAACATTTATCTGGTAGACAAAACCTGCTCATGAGTGAAGGAAACTTGTTGCCCACCTGGCAGAAATGACATGGCAAGATAAAATTCCCTCACGTTGGGACAATGTACCAGGATTCGTGCGTCACTCACTCTCTCCTCTCTGTGAGTTCTCTTTGAGAAATCAGGGTCaggcatggagagataagaaaatatgGGAGAATGAAAAGACACAGTTGTGTGTCTCGGGCCCAGGATATCTTACAGCGGACATCCCCATGCACCGGCTAGAGGTGAGACcctcttcttcctttaaaaaagatCAGGGCTGTGGGTGTCAAAGGAATCCACGGAAAACCCCTCTTTCTGCAGAGGTTAGAGAGGTTCTGAGCTGGAGCTCAGAACACCCGGGGCTCACAGAGGCTTTCAAGGACTGAAAGCATCGCGGAAAGAAGAAACTGAACAATCGACCACTTTTAGCAGGTGCCAGCGATCGGTTCTAAGCAGTTTCACATTTGCTTCCCGTGAATCTCATCACATGCCAACTAAGGAGGTAACACTATTAACTCTTTACATAAGTGAATCGGAGCAATCTGATAATTCTATGAAGAGTATATCCGTAAGAGATGGCAGAGCGTGCCCAAGGTAAGGGAGGCGAGGAAAACCAAGGGGCTGAGAGACTCTCAAACTGGGAGAGCGCTACCCCGCTTTGCCCCCAACCAGGGGACCCGAGAACCTCACCAAACGCCAGACACAAAAACCGTCATCCCTGCCCTCCATTGCTTCTGTTTCACGAGGGTGAAGGCGAGGGCGGCAGCTGCGTATTCCACATCCAGACAGGATCAGAAGAGACCCAGACTCCAGGTACTGACTGACTCACCTCTCAGAAGATACTGAAGTCTCTCACTCCTGTAGCGGAAGTGCCCGGACTGCACGCTGTTCTCAGACTACACTTCCCAGAATCCCCCACCGGAACAAGGCCCACCCTCGGGGACGGAAGTGGCGCTGAATACCCGGAGCACTGGACtacacttcccagaatcctcGGCAAAAGTAGTGAAACTTTGAAAAATGAAGCTTGTTCAGTTCACCGAGGTGCTGTTTTAGCttgatctttcttttccttcctgtcttttgGAGGGTCTGGGGTGTTGTTTTCATTACATTACTAATAAGTGTGGCTGAAAAGTAAATGTGGCTGCATGAAAAAACGGCGAAGAGAGAATCTCAAACttggtttattgtttttttacTTGTACCTGGATGCATTTAGACCACTGACAATGTTTACTTGGCATGACCTAGTCATTCCAATATGTTAAAAACTCACCAGAAGGAAAAGTAACCTTTGATCAAGCcacaaaacaaataacaaagtTTCCCACTTTTGTTGGCTTTAATTGCTCCTTTTGAAAGCTGGAGTTTCTAGCAAATTAAAGAAGATGCATTAGCAAGaagggagggaaatactgtaatttgaaaaagaaaggcctagaatacaggcatacctcgGAGATATTTTAGGTTAgattccagaccactgcaatcgAGCAAATTATCAAATAACGTGAGTCCCATTAATGTTCAATATTACACTATAGTAGTCAAGGTATGCAATTAcgtattaaaaaataatgcatgtaccttaattttaaaatgctgttggaaaagtgGTAGCAGAAGACTTGCTTGACACGGgtttgccacaaaccttcaatttgtaaaatcaTCATAACAAATAAAACCATCATAAATACTACAGAATGTTTTTTCTCCAGGTTGGTCTAAATCATTGAGCCATGATTATTCAAAAAGTTGGTGTGAAAGTGGAGTATCCTGCTCAGATAACCGTAACAAATTCAGCtcctttttttcaactttatgaggtataattgataagtaaaattttaatatatgtgttGAATTTATATATACTGTAAAAGGATTCCCACAAATGAATTACTTAACACCTCATCACATAGCTAACTGGGGGTGCAGGGAGACCCTTTAATATCtattcttagcaaatttcaactaTACAATATTGCattatcaactatagtcaccaaGCTATAGATTAGATCCTTAGATCTTACTCATCTTAaagctgaaagtttgtaccctttttaTAACCTCTCCACATTCCCAGGCAGCCACCACCATTATTATACTCACTGTCTCTAGTAAGTTTGACACTTTTCCcctttggattccacatataagataaAATGATGCCATGCAGTGTCTTTGTCttgtttcatttagtttatgtcctacagtttcattcatgttgtcacaaatattTCTCCATATTTTCCCTGTGAACCAAGGGTTAGAACGGTTtgattccagtttttgttttttttttttttttaagaaacaatacTTCATGGGGGTTCTGTTTGTATCTCCTATTATCCTAACTGGAAGCTGCCAAGACACCCCTAAAAAGAACAAGATGAGAAAATGTCTTCTACCAAATACCAAGACTCATTGCAAAGCTATGTTGAAGTAGTGTGGTATTAGTAGAATCACTGAAAAGCAGACCAGTCAAAGGGAATTGAGAGTCAAAACATCTATCTAATCATATTTAAATCACTGATTTTCTTCAAAAGTGGCACTGCAAAGTAGTGGGGAATAGGGAAATTTTCAGTAACTGGTATAGCAACAACTGAATATTCAAATGGTGAATAATTAAATTATATGGGAGGCAATATAGACCTTTCTTTAAAGATCCCATAAGTTGATTTTAGTTCTGTCAcctatcaaaaataaataaaaaggagagggagggagaaaagggaaagagagaactgATAAATTTGAATAAGGTCTGGAGGTTAGacaatgttatatatcaatattCAATTTTCCTGAGTGCTGCTATACTTGTAGATATGTAAGTAAATTTCCTTGTTCTTACAATATATCAATACAGGGTAAAAGGACTGGAACATATTCATGGTTAAGAAAAAGTACATgtcaatgtaatattactcagccataaaaaggaatgcatttgtcagttctaatgaggtggaagaacccagagcctattatacagagtgaagtaagtcagaaggagaaagacaaataccgtgaTAAACACATGCATATGGAACCCAGAAGGATGGCAGTGATGAACCAACCTGaaaggcagcagtggagatgcagacagagaagagACTTGCAGACACAGCGTGGGAAGAAGGTGGGAAAACCTGACAGAGGAGCACTGAAACATGCATTGCCAGGTGTAAAATCagacagccagtggaaatttgctgcaTGACACAGGAGCTCAAATCCAAGGTTCcgctgacaacctagaggggtggggttggaggtgggagggaggttcaagagagagggcaCATGTGTACACCTATAGCTGATTAATGCTGATATATGGtggaaaccaacataatattgtaaagcagttatcctccaattaaaaatagtttttaaaagtatgtgtCAACACgtgtgcacatacatacacattcacatacaTTAAGAGAATATGTTTCAAATATGTTAACTGGTAAATCTGAGTAAAGGGTGCATGAAAGATTTCAGATAGTTTTTACAATTTCTGGCATgtgttaaattatttcaaaatgagtttaaagaaacataaaaaatttaCATGAAGCAAAATTCCATCATTTAGAgatcagtaaaaataaatacctaccttttctttttaatgagatCACACAAAAATCCCATGCTTTGTTTCTCCAGGTGAATGTTTTCTGGATATCCTCCAACATCCATTAACAATTAGCACtagataaataaatcataaaatactTGGGCAATCCAACTGATTATTtgtttgctattataaacaatgatgCAATGAACATTCCTTCATATCCATCTGTGGCAGATATATGTTTTAATTCATATTATCAtacaaaataaagtcatattATAAATTCTTGGCTATATGaaacttttagtattttattcattttcatagttttacagtattagtaaaaataatgaccattataaataagtataaaatggaAATTGATGAAAAAATAACCCCAAGTCTTCCTTgactcccaccctcccaccaaaAAACTAGCTAGTATATGGCAAATATCCttttcacatattatttttaGGCATATATTCACTTTGTAGTGGtggatggtttagtcactaagtcgtgtctgactcttgtgatcccacggactgtagcctgccaggctcctctgtccatggtgttttccaggcaagattactggagtgggttgccatttccttctccaatattcacTCTGAGATCATTTAAATCAAGGGGATCTTACCAAGAGGGTTACAACCTATTTTTTCCCTATTACTATCTATGGTTCTATGTCACCAACCATTTTAAATGGATTTGCTAGAAAGAGCCACCTGAAGGAATCCCTTTCCATCTCAATATTTTATAGCAGCGGACCCAGGACCAGAGGTAGGGAgaatggttttgggatgattcaagcacatccTTAGCTCCAactcagatcatcaagcattagatcttagaggttggggacccttgcTTTATAGTTTATCACCAGCATGGACTCTCCAAAACCCTGAATGTGTGTATCCTGACTGAAGCCGTCAACAcgtttctcatttttaaagattcttgcCAGTGTGGACTTTCTGATGGTATGTCAGCCGTGAACGGTGACTGAAGTCCTTACCGCATATGTTGCACTTGTACGGTTTTTCTCCTGTGTGGACCCTCTGGTGGGCTTGAAGCCGAGAACTCTGACTGAAGCCCTTCCCACAATCCTCACATTTAAACAGTTTCTCCCGGGTGTGGACGCTCAGGTGGACTCGAAGATTGGAGGGGAGACTGAAGGCCTTCCCGCACTCCTCACACTTGTggggtttctctcctgtgtggacCCTCTGGTGGTGGCGAAGGTTCAGGCTCCGCCCAAAGCCTTTCCCGCACTCCTCACACTTGTAAGGCTTTTCGCCAGTGTGGCCCCTCTGGTGGTAAATAAACTGGGAACTGTATCGGAAGCCCTTCCCACACACATCGCATTTGTAGGGCTTCTCCCCGGTGTGGACCCTCTGATGGGACTGAAGACCCGAGGACTGGCTGAAGCCCTTCCCGCAGACACCACACTTGTAGGGTTTCTCGCCTGTGTGGACCCGCTGATGGACCCGGAAGTCTATGGCCTGACTGAAGCTCTTGTCACACGCCTCACATTTGTAGGGCTTCTCTCCCGAGTGGACTCGCTGATGAGCATGAAGGTTGGACCTCCAGCTGAAGCCCTTCCCGCATGCCTCGCAGGTGTATGGTTTCTCTCCGGTGTGAATGACCTGGTGCAGCTTCAGGTTGGAACTGTAACTGAAGTCCTTGCCACACACGTCGCACCTGTAGGGCTTCTCCCCGGTGTGGACTCGCTGGTGGGTCTGGAGCTTGGACGACTGGCTGAAGCCCTTCCCGCATGTCTCGCACTTGAACCGCTTCTCCCCAGTGTGGACGTTCTGGTGGACTTGAAGATTTGAAGCCTGACTGAAGCCCTTCCCACACTCCTTGCAGAtgtagggcttctcccctgtATGGACGCGGAAGTGGATGTGGAGGTCCGTGTTCCGGGTGAAGCCTTTGCCGCAGGCCTCGCACCGGTAGGGCTTCTCACCAGTGTGGACGCGCCGGTGGCAAATCAGAGGCGAGTTGTGACTGAACCCCTTGCCGCAGACGTCGCACTTATAGGGCTTCTCCCCGGTGTGGACCCTCTGGTGTATGTGGTAATGGGCGGCCTGCGTGAAGCCCTTCCCGCACTCCTCACACTTGTAGGGTTTCTCGCCCCTGTGGACCCGCTGGTGAACACGGAGGTTGACGCTCCAGCCGAAGCCCTTGCCGCACTCTTCACACTTGTAGGGCTTCTCTTCCGTGTGGACTCTCTGATGGCACTGAAAATTGGAACTCTGGCTGAAGCATTTGCCGCACGCCTCGCATCTGTAAGGTTTCTCCCCTGTGTGCGTCCGGTAATGGATGATGAGGCCTGTGCTGCTACCAAAGGCCTTGCCACAACTGTCACACCGGTAGGACTTTTCTCCTGTGGGGTTGGAGTGATGGGGGTGAAAGGAGTTCTGATGGAAACCATCGCCAGATTTAGGACATTTATTGACAGTCCCTCCTGGGTGAATTCTCTGATGAGTCTGCAGATGGGAGCATTTTTCTCCAGGGTCAACCTTCTGATGAACTGGGAGCACTGCACCATGACTGAAGCCCTCCCCACACACTCTACAGGGATGCGGTCTCTCTCCTTTGCAGGGTGTCTGTTTTGCGTCAGTTTTACCAGGATCGCTCAGCGGTGAATTCTTTGTGAAGCCTTCACATACATGCAGATGATTTTTCACATTCATCTGTTTACCTCTGCTTGGATTCTCTGACTCGCTCAGACACCTACTCCCACAGGAAGCCTGGGCTGTCGGAATCAAAAACTCCTGATTCTCAAGGCAACCGAAGAGATCTCCTTTATGATTCATTATATGGTTCTCATCTTCAGAAACTTGAAGAGAATGACCTTGCAGGAACCAGGAACTCTTCCTTTGCAGAGTTAAATCATTTGTGGTGTGTTTCCAGATTTGCCAGCAGGACAGTTCTTCACACGAGAGGTATTTAAACATGACTTTCCCAAGAGTCTCCATCTCATTTGGGATCTTGCTGCCTGAAGAAAAGACAATATTCAGGGGTGAGGACAAGTAAATGCTTTGTTCAGAAATATCGGGGTTTCACACCTGGGCCATGGGATGAGGCCTTGATAATCCAGTGCAAGGGTCATGTCTGTACCACACCGTTTATCCTTTTGTTATTCTTTCCAAAGCAAAGAAAGGGGTCAGCAGACTCTTATGGAAATGTGACCCATTTAGAACCACAGGTCCAACAGTTTAATAGGAGGGTGGTAGGTTTGAAACCAGATGGCTGCAGGACAACTAAGACAACCCACACTCCAGACAAAAGCAACATCAATTAAAAGCCCCCTCGTCTTTTCCTTAGCAGCCTTACAATAAGTGGGCTTCTACCCAGTTAAGTTATAAAAGCTCAGAGTGCAGGCACAGAACAGTATTTTAGGTCCTGGTAGAAATGATCTTCCAAGAGCAAATCTGGGAAGCGGTTGGGATAATAGCATCCATTGTTCTAAACCTGGGAGTGATTCAGGTCTCTGTGAAAAGAAGCAGGAAAGGGGAAAACTAACTTTGAACAGCTGGGAAAGAACTTgggtggaggaaagaaagagagcagAGTGCACACTCTCAAAGGAAACCTCAaatgggaggagagggggtgtTCTATTCAACTTAGAAAGTTTTTGTCCAGGAAGCTGTGAAGCTTGCCTTTTCTCTTATTCCCTTTGGGTTCTCTGCTTGAATGTCACTCTGTTGGGTGAGGCCTTCCTATCACCCAATGTAAAAATaattcctccccactccccacactTTCCATTCTTCCCATCTGTCTTATTCTGCTTTATGTTCCCCCACAGCACTTACTGATTTACTAATACTCCCtagttttttcttccctcttagaCCCACTAGAATAACAGTCATAAGGAAGACATGCACTTTACTTTCTTCACTGCTTTATCCCCACTGTAGCAGAATCCTTCGAATTGCTGACATGTTTTAGAGAACTGTGAAACCAATCCTATACCTTGTGAcattggggaaaaagaaaagattaaaaacatgaaaagtgtATCAAAAGCAATAAGGGTACGACTACATGAAATGCCTGTTTCAGCTGTAGacatacacataaatatgcaCATGCATTATATTCATGCTGGGTTGGGATATAAAATACTTCTTATTGAGGATCACAGTTAAAAATGTATGgaaggggctgccctggtggtccagtgattaggaatccacttgccaatgcagcagacaagggttcgatccctggtctgggaagattccacggggcaactaaactcatgcaccacagctactgagcttgtACTCCAGAGGCTGCGAGTGGCAGTTACTGAAGCCTGCagacctagagcctgtgcaccatgagaagccaccacaatgaaaagtccgcacacaactagagagcagtccccaCCTGCCGCAAGTAGAGAACGCCAacgcaacaacgaagacccagcacagtaaataaataattaatttttttaaatgtatggaaGCCGCTGGCTTAAAATCTTTAAGGGGGTGTCAAGTCCTGAATGATTTCCTTAAATGGAAAGTTACAGTCAAAGATAAACTGAACAAGTCCCAGCAGTTATGTGCACGCTTCTGGGTATGACAGACTTGTTAACTGAATGTCCTTAAGATGCCCATGCCCTAATCCCTGGAGCCTGCAGATATGTGAATGGACACAGCAACAAGGATTTTGGGTTTGATTGAATGAAGGATCCTGAGATGGGGAGGTTATCCTGGATTCTCCAGATGAGCCCAGAGTAAAGACAAGGGTCCTTGTAAGAGGGAGACAGGAAAGAACTCTCCCAGAGTTCCCTACACATCTCCCTCCAGTACCAATCTGCATCCTTTTTGCTATAATAAAATCGTAATTGTACGTAGAGAGCTTTCCTGAGCTTGTCCTGAGTTGTCCTAGCAAATTATTGTAGAAACGCCTGAATTtgtagccagttggtcagaagtgaGGCCCTGGGAACCCCAGGCTGGTGTCTGAAGTCCTGGTGGGCAGTGCCCTTAGCCTGTGAACTTTGCGTGTTTGGTATCAGAACTCATTGCAACATGTAGAAGGCTTCTCATGTTGCCTATGACATCAGCCTAGTATGACACCAGGATGCAAAGTACACTGAAaaatctatttagattttctgtaaaaattctgtaattttctttcctagGATGTGAATTACACTGGAAAATCTATTTAGgaattctgtcattttctttcctAATCAGAACTCCTTCATATCCATGGGTTATGTCAATGCCCTTAGACTTCTGGAAATATACAGCTTGAAACAATTACCATATATGTCATAAGACTGCTTGGGTAGTGGCTATATAGAAGTTCAGTGGGAAGTTGGCTGGAGGGATGAGGCAGTTCCTGTTCATAAGCAGCCAAGTTGAAATTGTTACATGAGAAGCGATGAACTATAATGCCTGGCATCTTGGTGTGGCTAGTTTTTGATAATTTAGTGATACATTCTGATAACTGTGAACAGCTTTTATCTTATAAGGTTACTGAGTATGTACTGTTACATATTGAAAGATGTTAAGAAATTAGAATTATATTAGAGGTTCATGGGGAGACAATGTTCCAAAATGATCCATTAAATCCTGAAATGTGGATGATGAagaggtccaaaaaaaaaaaaaaaaaactacaaaaaaacatTTGAGAAAGGGTGGCAGAAAATGCTACCAGATTTCTTAAGAGAAAGACTCGGTCTATGGCACAAAGCTGAAGTGTGACAATATGGAGGCTCATGATTCCTGAGGTCCAGTGTGCAATGtaaaacactgtaaattaactatacttcaatttaaaaaaaaagaaaaagaaaagagagacccTTTCCAGTGAAGCAAGTATGTAATATTCCTGAAGGCATCAAATTGTGAAGCAACATGTAGATCTGAGAAGGGAGATGGATAAACGAAGGCAGATCGGCGATTCTCAGAATTCAGGGCCTGGTCCATCATGTTTACAGATAAACTTCTCTGCTTCGTTCTTCAGGCAGAGGGAGAGTATATAGTATATTAGTATAGAGTATATAGTATATTAGACATTCCCATGAATGTCTAATATGTTTAAATGGGTAGAAGTGAGGAATGTgcaaattaaaagagaaaggaaagaagcggagggaaaggaaaaggaggtCAGAAAGTGAAGTGAACAAAGATCTGAGCAAGGGCAGGAGAACCGAGGGCCACGGAGGGGCTGGGGATTTGGAGGATGAAGCGCACTTCACGGATGAGGAAGGCTGGGGTCACAGGTCAGGAGGAACTGTGAGGAGAGCTTCCTCACCCCTGCTCCAAACAATAGTAATTTTTAGAGTAATTTCTTCACCCAAGAATTATGTGCTAGGCACCTACCACGCAGAAGGGCCACTGGAGGCTTTGAACAGAGACAGCAAATACAACTGCCCAAATTCTTA
The nucleotide sequence above comes from Bos indicus x Bos taurus breed Angus x Brahman F1 hybrid chromosome 18, Bos_hybrid_MaternalHap_v2.0, whole genome shotgun sequence. Encoded proteins:
- the LOC113876391 gene encoding zinc finger protein 227 isoform X1, with protein sequence MSAAVYTGNVRRTQSFCPTASFSSPVLNPEGRERKDFLPPQSIAAVMPSQDSDFPQKEHEKMTEFQEAVTFKDVAVVFTEEELGLLDSAQRKLYQDVMVENFRNLVSVGHVPFKADMVSQLETEEKLWTTERETQRNGHSSEIHSAVTSGSKIPNEMETLGKVMFKYLSCEELSCWQIWKHTTNDLTLQRKSSWFLQGHSLQVSEDENHIMNHKGDLFGCLENQEFLIPTAQASCGSRCLSESENPSRGKQMNVKNHLHVCEGFTKNSPLSDPGKTDAKQTPCKGERPHPCRVCGEGFSHGAVLPVHQKVDPGEKCSHLQTHQRIHPGGTVNKCPKSGDGFHQNSFHPHHSNPTGEKSYRCDSCGKAFGSSTGLIIHYRTHTGEKPYRCEACGKCFSQSSNFQCHQRVHTEEKPYKCEECGKGFGWSVNLRVHQRVHRGEKPYKCEECGKGFTQAAHYHIHQRVHTGEKPYKCDVCGKGFSHNSPLICHRRVHTGEKPYRCEACGKGFTRNTDLHIHFRVHTGEKPYICKECGKGFSQASNLQVHQNVHTGEKRFKCETCGKGFSQSSKLQTHQRVHTGEKPYRCDVCGKDFSYSSNLKLHQVIHTGEKPYTCEACGKGFSWRSNLHAHQRVHSGEKPYKCEACDKSFSQAIDFRVHQRVHTGEKPYKCGVCGKGFSQSSGLQSHQRVHTGEKPYKCDVCGKGFRYSSQFIYHQRGHTGEKPYKCEECGKGFGRSLNLRHHQRVHTGEKPHKCEECGKAFSLPSNLRVHLSVHTREKLFKCEDCGKGFSQSSRLQAHQRVHTGEKPYKCNICVLIVNGCWRISRKHSPGETKHGIFV